One window from the genome of Eucalyptus grandis isolate ANBG69807.140 chromosome 7, ASM1654582v1, whole genome shotgun sequence encodes:
- the LOC104453350 gene encoding uncharacterized protein LOC104453350 isoform X2, producing MNCKAVGFAYLNSAVWLQLQILILVLVRMGSACCVAARDKTILGGSSNEFFHRNVRYSPTWSFPWENRGRVAGEEASVGWLSDGISQNNRLDVKFESSYASEDGGSLDNSRRPSWPKSPFSEGTAGLVRTAGSDQSISHNLSLDVNLEQVDSRESPAYLCPSPTKLSVSCLPSASSPLSSSSQIHLQPATLTPLRQPSSSGKQLLQQKSDNKLQGSKSPSSQLDAEERPGIPSWSNDSTRGSYGGSSDGWSVNAFSELVATSRQGSWSFDGEPFGLKRDKITKRSCQTSTDQQTCGVCTKLLTEKSSWSTQKIIANNELSVVAVLICGHIYHAECLEIMTPDIDKYDPACPICTFGVKQTLKMSEKALKAEMDSKIKKGKRSRNQVVDSDLSGDYVYDRFKSSGSDVKGSRVGSSSVMRSSSGKPFLSRHFSFGSKGSRSLKENHSTRRKGFFWTKSSKE from the exons ATGAATTGTAAAGCTGTAGGCTTTGCATATTTGAACAGTGCTGTCTGGCTACAGTTACAGATTTTGATTTTGGTGCTTGTTAGAATGGGTTCAGCTTGCTGTGTCGCTGCTAGAGACAAAACTATCCTGGGTGGGTCAAGTAATGAATTCTTTCACCGAAATGTACGATACTCGCCAACATGGAGCTTTCCGTGGGAAAACCGGGGGCGTGTGGCAGGTGAAGAGGCTTCTGTTGGTTGGCTTTCTGATGGAATCAGCCAAAATAATCGCTTAGATGTCAAGTTTGAAAGTTCTTATGCATCAGAGGATGGAGGTTCTTTGGATAATTCCCGTAGGCCATCATGGCCTAAGTCTCCATTTTCTGAAGGGACTGCTGGACTTGTGAGAACTGCTGGTTCAG ACCAATCTATTTCACACAACCTCTCGCTGGATGTGAATTTGGAGCAG GTGGACTCCAGAGAATCTCCAGCTTATTTGTGTCCATCTCCTACAAAACTTTCGGTCTCTTGCTTACCCTCAGCTTCATCCCCATTGTCATCATCTTCACAAATTCATCTGCAGCCAGCTACTTTAACTCCATTAAGGCAACCTAGTTCTTCAGGAAAACAACTTTTACAGCAGAAATCTGACAATAAACTTCAAGGGAGTAAGTCACCGAGCAGTCAGTTGGATGCTGAAGAAAGGCCAGGGATCCCTTCATGGAGCAATGATTCAACTAGGGGTTCTTATGGTGGGTCTTCAGATGGGTGGTCTGTCAATGCCTTTTCAGAACTTGTGGCTACTTCTCGCCAGGGGAGTTGGTCTTTTGATGGTGAACCTTTTGGCTTGAAGCGTGATAAGATAACCAAACGAAGTTGTCAAACTTCTACTGATCAGCAAACCTGTGGAGTTTGCACAAAGTTGTTGACTGAGAAATCGTCATGGAGCACCCAGAAGATAATCGCTAACAATGAGCTTTCTGTTGTGGCTGTTTTAATCTGTGGTCACATTTATCATGCTGAATGTTTGGAGATTATGACACCAGACATTGACAAGTATGATCCCGCTTGCCCAATCTGTACTTTTGGGGTGAAACAGACCCTCAAGATGTCTGAAAAAGCATTAAAAGCAGAAATGGATTCGAAaatcaaaaagggaaaaagatcaagaaatcaAGTGGTGGATAGTGATCTCAGTGGTGACTATGTGTATGATCGCTTCAAAAGTAGTGGAAGTGATGTGAAGGGTTCTAGGGTGGGCTCCAGTTCAGTCATGAGAAGCTCCTCAGGGAAACCTTTCTTGAGTCGCCACTTCTCCTTTGGATCAAAGGGGAGTAGGTCCCTGAAAGAGAATCATTCAACCCGAAGAAAGGGATTCTTCTGGACAAAATCTAGCAAGGAATGA
- the LOC104453350 gene encoding uncharacterized protein LOC104453350 isoform X1, which produces MNCKAVGFAYLNSAVWLQLQILILVLVRMGSACCVAARDKTILGGSSNEFFHRNVRYSPTWSFPWENRGRVAGEEASVGWLSDGISQNNRLDVKFESSYASEDGGSLDNSRRPSWPKSPFSEGTAGLVRTAGSVCIADQSISHNLSLDVNLEQVDSRESPAYLCPSPTKLSVSCLPSASSPLSSSSQIHLQPATLTPLRQPSSSGKQLLQQKSDNKLQGSKSPSSQLDAEERPGIPSWSNDSTRGSYGGSSDGWSVNAFSELVATSRQGSWSFDGEPFGLKRDKITKRSCQTSTDQQTCGVCTKLLTEKSSWSTQKIIANNELSVVAVLICGHIYHAECLEIMTPDIDKYDPACPICTFGVKQTLKMSEKALKAEMDSKIKKGKRSRNQVVDSDLSGDYVYDRFKSSGSDVKGSRVGSSSVMRSSSGKPFLSRHFSFGSKGSRSLKENHSTRRKGFFWTKSSKE; this is translated from the exons ATGAATTGTAAAGCTGTAGGCTTTGCATATTTGAACAGTGCTGTCTGGCTACAGTTACAGATTTTGATTTTGGTGCTTGTTAGAATGGGTTCAGCTTGCTGTGTCGCTGCTAGAGACAAAACTATCCTGGGTGGGTCAAGTAATGAATTCTTTCACCGAAATGTACGATACTCGCCAACATGGAGCTTTCCGTGGGAAAACCGGGGGCGTGTGGCAGGTGAAGAGGCTTCTGTTGGTTGGCTTTCTGATGGAATCAGCCAAAATAATCGCTTAGATGTCAAGTTTGAAAGTTCTTATGCATCAGAGGATGGAGGTTCTTTGGATAATTCCCGTAGGCCATCATGGCCTAAGTCTCCATTTTCTGAAGGGACTGCTGGACTTGTGAGAACTGCTGGTTCAG TGTGTATTGCAGACCAATCTATTTCACACAACCTCTCGCTGGATGTGAATTTGGAGCAG GTGGACTCCAGAGAATCTCCAGCTTATTTGTGTCCATCTCCTACAAAACTTTCGGTCTCTTGCTTACCCTCAGCTTCATCCCCATTGTCATCATCTTCACAAATTCATCTGCAGCCAGCTACTTTAACTCCATTAAGGCAACCTAGTTCTTCAGGAAAACAACTTTTACAGCAGAAATCTGACAATAAACTTCAAGGGAGTAAGTCACCGAGCAGTCAGTTGGATGCTGAAGAAAGGCCAGGGATCCCTTCATGGAGCAATGATTCAACTAGGGGTTCTTATGGTGGGTCTTCAGATGGGTGGTCTGTCAATGCCTTTTCAGAACTTGTGGCTACTTCTCGCCAGGGGAGTTGGTCTTTTGATGGTGAACCTTTTGGCTTGAAGCGTGATAAGATAACCAAACGAAGTTGTCAAACTTCTACTGATCAGCAAACCTGTGGAGTTTGCACAAAGTTGTTGACTGAGAAATCGTCATGGAGCACCCAGAAGATAATCGCTAACAATGAGCTTTCTGTTGTGGCTGTTTTAATCTGTGGTCACATTTATCATGCTGAATGTTTGGAGATTATGACACCAGACATTGACAAGTATGATCCCGCTTGCCCAATCTGTACTTTTGGGGTGAAACAGACCCTCAAGATGTCTGAAAAAGCATTAAAAGCAGAAATGGATTCGAAaatcaaaaagggaaaaagatcaagaaatcaAGTGGTGGATAGTGATCTCAGTGGTGACTATGTGTATGATCGCTTCAAAAGTAGTGGAAGTGATGTGAAGGGTTCTAGGGTGGGCTCCAGTTCAGTCATGAGAAGCTCCTCAGGGAAACCTTTCTTGAGTCGCCACTTCTCCTTTGGATCAAAGGGGAGTAGGTCCCTGAAAGAGAATCATTCAACCCGAAGAAAGGGATTCTTCTGGACAAAATCTAGCAAGGAATGA